In a single window of the Oryctolagus cuniculus chromosome 2, mOryCun1.1, whole genome shotgun sequence genome:
- the CYRIA gene encoding CYFIP-related Rac1 interactor A isoform X1 has protein sequence MGNLLKVLTREIENYPHFFLDFENAQPTEGEREIWNQISAVLQDSESILADLQAYKGAGPEIRDAIQNPNDIQLQEKAWNAVCPLVVRLKRFYEFSIRLEKALQSLLESLTCPPYTPTQHLEREQALAKEFAEILHFTLRFDELKMRNPAIQNDFSYYRRTISRNRINNMHLDIENEVNNEMANRMSLFYAEATPMLKTLSNATMHFVSENKTLPIENTTDCLSTMTSVCKVMLETPEYRSRFTSEETLMFCMRVMVGVIILYDHVHPVGAFCKTSKIDMKGCIKVLKEQAPDSVEGLLNALRFTTKHLNDESTSKQIRAMLQ, from the exons ATGGGAAACCTGCTCAAAGTCCTTACCAGGGAAATTGAAAACTATCCACATTTTTTCCTGGATTTTGAAA ATGCTCAgccaacagagggagagagagagatctggaaccagatcaGCGCTGTCCTCCAGGATTCCGAGAGCATCCTTGCAGACCTGCAGGCCTACAAAGGGGCAGGCCCAGAGATCCGAGAT GCGATTCAAAATCCGAATGACATTCAGCTTCAAGAAAAAGCCTGGAATGCAGTGTGTCCTCTGGTTGTGAGGCTAAAGAGATTTTATGAGTTTTCCATAAGGCTAG AAAAAGCTCTTCAGAGTTTATTGGAATCTCTGACCTGTCCGCCCTACACACCAACCCAGCACCTGGAACGGGAGCAGGCCCTGGCAAAGGAGTTTGCAGAAATCTTACATTTCACCCTTCGATTCGATGAGCTGAAG ATGAGGAACCCGGCCATTCAGAATGACTTCAGCTACTACAGGAGAACAATCAGTCGCAACCGCATCAACAACATGCAT CTAGACATTGAGAATGAGGTCAACAACGAGATGGCCAACCGAATGTCCCTCTTCTATGCAGAAGCCACGCCAATGCTGAAAACCCTTAGCAACGCCACAATGCATTTTGTCTCTGAA AACAAGACCTTGCCAATAGAGAACACCACGGACTGCCTCAGTACAATGACGAGTGTCTGCAAGGTCATGTTGGAAACACC GGAGTACAGGAGTAGGTTTACGAGTGAAGAAACGCTGATGTTCTGCATGAGGGTGATGGTGGGGGTCATCATCCTCTACGACCAcgtgcaccctgtgggagcctTCTGCAAGACGTCCAAGATCGAC atgAAAGGCTGCATAAAGGTTTTGAAGGAACAGGCCCCAGACAGCGTGGAGGGGCTGCTGAATGCCCTCAG GTTCACTACAAAGCACTTGAATGATGAGTCGACTTCCAAACAGATTCGAGCGATGCTTCAGTAG
- the CYRIA gene encoding CYFIP-related Rac1 interactor A isoform X2: protein MPLNIDAQPTEGEREIWNQISAVLQDSESILADLQAYKGAGPEIRDAIQNPNDIQLQEKAWNAVCPLVVRLKRFYEFSIRLEKALQSLLESLTCPPYTPTQHLEREQALAKEFAEILHFTLRFDELKMRNPAIQNDFSYYRRTISRNRINNMHLDIENEVNNEMANRMSLFYAEATPMLKTLSNATMHFVSENKTLPIENTTDCLSTMTSVCKVMLETPEYRSRFTSEETLMFCMRVMVGVIILYDHVHPVGAFCKTSKIDMKGCIKVLKEQAPDSVEGLLNALRFTTKHLNDESTSKQIRAMLQ, encoded by the exons ATGCCACTAAATATAG ATGCTCAgccaacagagggagagagagagatctggaaccagatcaGCGCTGTCCTCCAGGATTCCGAGAGCATCCTTGCAGACCTGCAGGCCTACAAAGGGGCAGGCCCAGAGATCCGAGAT GCGATTCAAAATCCGAATGACATTCAGCTTCAAGAAAAAGCCTGGAATGCAGTGTGTCCTCTGGTTGTGAGGCTAAAGAGATTTTATGAGTTTTCCATAAGGCTAG AAAAAGCTCTTCAGAGTTTATTGGAATCTCTGACCTGTCCGCCCTACACACCAACCCAGCACCTGGAACGGGAGCAGGCCCTGGCAAAGGAGTTTGCAGAAATCTTACATTTCACCCTTCGATTCGATGAGCTGAAG ATGAGGAACCCGGCCATTCAGAATGACTTCAGCTACTACAGGAGAACAATCAGTCGCAACCGCATCAACAACATGCAT CTAGACATTGAGAATGAGGTCAACAACGAGATGGCCAACCGAATGTCCCTCTTCTATGCAGAAGCCACGCCAATGCTGAAAACCCTTAGCAACGCCACAATGCATTTTGTCTCTGAA AACAAGACCTTGCCAATAGAGAACACCACGGACTGCCTCAGTACAATGACGAGTGTCTGCAAGGTCATGTTGGAAACACC GGAGTACAGGAGTAGGTTTACGAGTGAAGAAACGCTGATGTTCTGCATGAGGGTGATGGTGGGGGTCATCATCCTCTACGACCAcgtgcaccctgtgggagcctTCTGCAAGACGTCCAAGATCGAC atgAAAGGCTGCATAAAGGTTTTGAAGGAACAGGCCCCAGACAGCGTGGAGGGGCTGCTGAATGCCCTCAG GTTCACTACAAAGCACTTGAATGATGAGTCGACTTCCAAACAGATTCGAGCGATGCTTCAGTAG